The following are encoded together in the Osmia lignaria lignaria isolate PbOS001 chromosome 13, iyOsmLign1, whole genome shotgun sequence genome:
- the LOC117602489 gene encoding pancreatic triacylglycerol lipase-like — MANYCSFIFLLLAICLLTVVDAADNETDYLDSVFVRFYKRNGTYKDVSLNETVDLVPLFNKSELVTLYIHGHSENVDGHSTLPVTGGLLNFTNVNTLALDYRKIAGLFYLFSVEKIEALGKEIAKVIDQIVEAGVDGKKIHIIGHSLGAQVAGYIGRNVNESLSRITGLDPAGPLFYASNPHLSASDADFVDIIHTDAGVLGLALATGTVDFFPNRGSGPQPGCTVSELLKGQDELCSHHRSYLFYVESMKNRHAFVAEKCSNILKFATAQCNSNEKVIMGYDTPTSANGKFYLVTNSTEPFGLGLDGAIGNSTTTKYSISNLINSLL, encoded by the exons ATGGCCAATTATTGTTCCTTCATTTTCCTGCTATTAGCAATTTGTTTATTAACAG TTGTAGATGCCGCAGATAATGAAACTGATTATTTGGACAGCGTTTTCGTACGTTTCTATAAgag AAATGGTACATATAAGGATGTAAGCTTAAACGAAACAGTTGATTTGGTacctttatttaataaaagtgaaCTGGTAACATTGTACATACATGGTCATTCTGAAAATGTTGATGGACACAGTACACTGCCTGTAACAGGTG GTCTTTTAAATTTCACAAATGTGAACACACTGGCACTAGACTACAGAAAAATTGCCGGATTATTTTACCTGTTCTCCGTAGAGAAAATTGAAGCTCTTGGTAAAGAAATAGCTAAAGTTATAGATCAAATAGTAGAAGCTGGTGTGGATGGCAAAAAGATACATATTATTGGTCACTCATTGGGCGCTCAAGTTGCTGGATATATTGGTCGCAATGTAAATGAAAGTCTTTCCAGAATAACAG GTTTAGATCCTGCTGGCCCCTTGTTCTACGCATCCAACCCACATTTAAGTGCTTCTGATGCTGACTTTGTTGATATCATACATACAGATGCTGGTGTTCTCGGTTTAGCTTTAGCAACTGGTACTGTAGACTTCTTCCCTAATCGTGGCAGTGGACCACAGCCGGGATGTACAGTATCGGAATTGTTAAAGGGCCAAGAtg AGTTATGTAGCCATCACAGATCGTATCTGTTCTACGTAGAATCAATGAAAAACAGACATGCCTTTGTGGCTGAGAAGTGTTCGAACATTTTGAAATTCGCTACTGCACAATGCAattcaaatgaaaaagttattatgGGCTATGACACTCCAACTTCAGC caaTGGGAAGTTCTACCTTGTAACAAATTCAACAGAGCCTTTTGGTCTAGGGCTCGACGGCGCAATAGGCAACAGCACAACAACGAAATATTCGATTTCAAACTTGATTAACTCACTTCTATAA